The nucleotide window GACACCTGCCTTTCTCATGGAAAAACTCCTCACAGCATCATAAACAAATGGCATTGGCGAGCCAAACGGGTCAAGCTCCACAAAATCAAAGCTGTTTGAATATGCCGCCTTGCAAAAGTCCTCTGAGAAAACTTGCGCTTTTTTTATCCCGTTGCGCGCAGCATTTTTTTCAATCAGTGCCGCAAGCAATTTGTTTGCATCAAGGAAAGACACTTTCCCGACGTTCTCGTTTTCAAGTTTGTAGCGTATGCCCCGTATTCCGCTTGCGCAAAACCCGTCCAAGGCCTCAAGCTTTTTTGCCCTTCCGTTTTTTCCATCCTCAATTTTTCCTATTGCCCCGACTGCAAGGCTGGACAAGTCGCGGTTGAGCCTCATGCTTGGATTGAAAAACGCCCCGCCGCCAATCTTTATCCGTGCCTTGCCTTCACTGACAATCATCAGCCCACCAATCCACAACCTATTTTTTTATGCGGTAGGCATCAATAAGCCCGTGCGCATAGTTGATGCAGCCAAACGCTGTGACAAAGTCCTTTTTATCAAGGAAATACTTAGTGTCCTTGCAGTAAAGCCGCGCAAGCTCCACGATGTGCGAGTTTTCGGCAGTCACTTTAACCTCAGGCACGTTTTGCTCAAACTGCCTTATG belongs to Candidatus Parvarchaeota archaeon and includes:
- a CDS encoding DUF357 domain-containing protein; the protein is MERKFPKAAKLSERERIESDIRQFEQNVPEVKVTAENSHIVELARLYCKDTKYFLDKKDFVTAFGCINYAHGLIDAYRIKK